The Hippoglossus stenolepis isolate QCI-W04-F060 chromosome 11, HSTE1.2, whole genome shotgun sequence genome includes a window with the following:
- the sft2d3 gene encoding vesicle transport protein SFT2C, with product MADLNRQLQEYLTQSKGGGAKTISSTTVDFDDPEPVPGSWFGRWSSPRSGQSSNSNSGISWPWSAEPDPCLPGMSRRQRLVVFGVCASFSALCFGLSALYAPLLLIYARKFALLWSLGSLFAIASAAVLRGPSRLVAGLPTSPAAAVYLCALGGTLYAALSLHSTVLTALGAALQVAVIVGYVVSLLPGGSAGIRFMGGMAASAIKRTVTGKTIPI from the coding sequence ATGGCGGACCTGAACCGACAGCTCCAGGAGTACCTGACTCAGTCCAAAGGCGGCGGAGCGAAGACCATCTCCAGCACCACGGTGGACTTTGACGACCCGGAGCCGGTTCCCGGGAGCTGGTTCGGGCGGTGGTCCAGCCCACGGTCCGGACAGAGCTCCAATTCAAACAGCGGCATCTCCTGGCCGTGGTCAGCCGAGCCGGACCCATGTCTGCCGGGCATGAGCCGGCGGCAGCGGCTGGTGGTGTTCGGGGTGTGCGCGTCGTTCTCCGCGCTGTGTTTCGGGCTGTCCGCGCTGTACGCGCCGCTGCTGCTGATCTACGCCCGGAAGTTCGCCCTGCTCTGGTCGCTCGGTTCGCTGTTCGCCATCGCGTCCGCGGCGGTGCTGCGCGGCCCCAGCAGGCTCGTCGCCGGCCTCCCCACCTCCCCCGCAGCCGCCGTGTACCTGTGCGCCCTCGGAGGGACTCTGTACGCGGCGCTGAGCCTCCACAGCACCGTGCTGACCGCGCTGGGCGCTGCCCTGCAGGTGGCTGTCATCGTCGGATACGTGGTGTCGCTTCTGCCCGGAGGCAGCGCCGGGATCCGCTTCATGGGGGGCATGGCGGCTTCCGCCATCAAAAGGACCGTGACCGGGAAAACCATTCCCATCTGA
- the pex5lb gene encoding PEX5-related protein, producing MYQVQGKGERVVAMVLKELPGKKASSEGNPLLTVTTKLVSEQQESRPLLSPSIDDFLSESRSDAASSRPLTSNTAASVIHTSDLLFVSVTETQLKTVVECQHDEGHSDRCSSYSFIHVAFLSTAQNLVDLSEPGEVSGGRRRSPLRRKGSSMSPRRRACPEETELIQVEVDHLPVRPRTPERVSLDSVSVSSPLDKWEEVNLDVEDGGRRRRHEKKCTSHHSSSELLWSAEFKTDPVTKNVHSFTSSPQVLQPLLPLQYHCTTTTPTAVPLHNHYSHCSTTAQPLLPLQNVGRPDRRQTRCVLTRNESQEDEFVRAKAAVESDTEFWDKMQAEWEELARRNWLEESEGQQPIPPSVSPVEKGYYFNTTNPYREWTNAFAEGQEKARDGDLNAAVLLLEAAILQDPLDSEAWQLLGTTQAENENEQAAIVSLQRCLELQPNNLLALMALAVSFTNSSMQREACDALRRWIRNNPRYKHLGLEHRSPLQGSPATPRRGPHTFTSARCELQSVLLLFQEAVLFNLDSVDPDLQTGLGVLFNLSSDFNKAVEAFTAALSVRPQDYRLWNRLGATLANGNRSEEAVEAYSRALELQPGFIRSRYNLGISCINLGAHREAVSNFLTALNQQRRSQRCSHQQMSANIWAALRIAISMMDQPELFQAANVGDLDLLMRAFDVGDI from the exons ATGTACCAGGTCCAG GGCAAAGGTGAAAGGGTCGTTGCCATGGTGCTGAAGGAGCTTCCTGGTAAAAAGGCCTCCTCTGAAGGAAACCCCCTCCTCACCGTGACAACCAAG CTGGTCAGCGAGCAGCAGgagagtcgccccctgctgagTCCCTCCATCGATGACTTCCTGTCAGAGAGCCGTAGCGACGCCGCCTCCTCCCGACCCCTCACCTCCAACACAGCAG CATCCGTTATTCACACCTCTGAccttctctttgtttctgtaacTGAGACGCAGCTGAAAACTGTGGTCGAGTGTCAGCATGatgaaggtcacagtgaccgCTGCAGCTCATATTCATTCATCCATGTGGCCT TTCTGTCCACAGCTCAGAACCTGGTGGACCTCAGCGAGCCGGGGGAGGTcagtggggggaggaggaggagtcctCTGAGGAGGAAGGGCAGCTCGATGAGTCCTCGACGGCGAGCGTGTCCTGAGGAGACGGAGCTTATCCAGGTGGAGGTGGATCACCTGCCCGTCCGTCCCAGGACACCTGAGCGGGTGTCCCTGGACTCAG tcAGTGTTTCGTCTCCTCTGGACAAATGGGAAGAGGTGAATCTGGACGTGGAGGACGGAGGACGCAGGAGGAGACATGAGAAGAAATGCACCTCCCATCACTCCTCCAGTGAACTGCTGTG GTCTGCAGAGTTTAAAACTGATCCAGTGACCAAGAACGTCCACAGCTTCACCTCGTCACCACAGgtactacaaccactactcccACTGCAGTACCACTGCACAACCACTACTCCCACTGCAGTACCACTGCACAACCACTACTCCCACTGCAGTACCACTGCACAACCACTACTCCCACTGCA GAATGTGGGGCGTCCAGACAGAAGGCAAACTCGTTGCGTTCTGACCAGAAACGAGTCTCAGGAGGACGAGTTTGTCAGAGCGAAGGCTGCTGTCGAg tcgGACACTGAGTTCTGGGATAAGATGcaggcagagtgggaggagcTCGCTCGGAGAAACTGGCTGGAGGAGTCCGAGGGTCAGCAGCCGATCCCGCCCAGCGTCTCACCTGTGGAGAAG gGTTACTACTTCAACACTACCAACCCGTACAGAGAGTGGACCAACGCCTTCGCCGAGGGTCAGGAGAAAGCTCGGGACGGAGACCTGAATGCCGctgtcctgctgctggaggccgCCATTTTACAGGACCCGCTGGACTCTgag GCGTGGCAGCTTCTGGGAACGACTCAGGCTGAGAACGAGAACGAACAGGCCGCCATCGTGTCCCTGCAGAG gtgtCTGGAGCTCCAGCCCAACAACCTCCTGGCTCTCATGGCGCTTGCCGTCAGCTTCACTAACAGCAGCATGCAGCGGGAGGCGTGTGACGCCCTGCGCCGCTGGATCAGGAACAACCCACGATACAAACACCTGGGCCTGGAGCACAGGAGCCCCCTACAGGGTTCACCGGCCACACCACGCAGGGGCCCCCACACCTTCACTTCGGCCAG gtgtgagcTGCAGAGTGTGTTGCTCCTCTTCCAGGAAGCGGTTCTGTTTAATCTGGACTCAGTGGATCCAGATCTTCAGACTGGACTCGGTGTTCTCTTTAATCTCAGCTCCGACTTTAACAAAGCAGTGGAGGCTTTTACTGCAGCGCTGTCTGTCAGgccacag GACTACCGGCTGTGGAACCGTCTCGGAGCGACGCTGGCGAACGGGAATCGCAGCGAGGAGGCGGTGGAGGCGTACAGCCGCGCTCTGGAGCTGCAGCCGGGATTCATCCGCTCCAGATACAACCTGGGAATCAGTTGCATCAACCTGGGAGCTCACAG GGAGGCCGTCAGTAACTTCCTGACAGCTCTGAACCAGCAGAGGCGGAGTCAGCGCTGCAGCCACCAGCAGATGTCGGCCAACATCTGGGCGGCGCTGCGTATCGCCATCTCCATGATGGACCAACCAGAGCTGTTCCAGGCTGCCAACGTCGGGGACCTGGACCTTTTGATGAGGGCCTTCGACGTGGGCGACATCTGA
- the mfn1a gene encoding mitofusin-1 isoform X1: MDVEDPSPLHRFVVAKRSITSIFDQLLDFVKDGSAFVDEAWRSAALGQVAVEEQSLDMQSCATKLSTIRDVLLRRHMKVAFFGRTSNGKSTVINAMLRDRVLPSGIGHTTNCFLRVEGTDGDEAYLNTEASTERRSVTTVNQLAHALHMDPTLDSGSLVKVFWPKSCCALLRDDLVLMDSPGTDVTLELDSWIDKFCLDADVFVLVGNAESTLMNTEKLFFHKVSERISKPNIFILHNRWDASVTEPEYMEEVRKQHLDRCVSFLAEELRVVGLDEAPGRIFFVSAKEVLSSRMQRAQGMPETGGALAEGFHDRLREFQRFERTFEEFISQSAVKTKFEQHTVTAWQITEAIKAVMDDINIASADRKICCLEEREEQRDRLDFVRGQINHLSDNVRDKIKTLSDDVAAKVASALSDQTCSLPVLVEEFRCDFSPTHETLQIYKTKLLQHVEERLVGCLAHRCSTGVLRDIRDAQRHMIDSVRPLLSLSVQEQLFAPSSCFELTYDLGLSVLCADFQENIEFQFSLGWTALVARFIGAANAKRALSGCEPRPQDASSFKDEMVVSIATGLVSVTSRASMTVLVIGGVVWRSVGWRLVAVSLSLYGLLYLYEKLTWTNSSRERVLKQQFVEHAARRLRTVIPVTSSACSQQVCKELMATFSRLSQRVELSEAELEGNVRQLSLRIQRLENIQRRSKAFRNRATELETQLESFSVRYLQGN, encoded by the exons atGGATGTTGAGGATCCGTCTCCTTTGCATCGTTTTGTTGTAGCGAAGCGTTCGATCACCTCCATCTTTGATCagctgctggactttgtgaAGGACGGCTCTGCATTTGTGGacg AGGCGTGGCGGAGCGCCGCCCTGGGCCAGGTGGCggtggaggagcagagcctGGACATGCAGAGCTGTGCCACCAAACTGTCGACCATCAGGGACGTTCTGCTGCGGAGACACATGAAGGTGGCGTTCTTTGGCAG AACTAGTAACGGGAAAAGCACCGTGATCAACGCCATGCTGAGAGACCGAGTGTTGCCCAGCGGCATTGGTCACACCACCAACTGCTTCCTGAGGGTGGAAGGAACCGACGGGGACGAGGCTTACCTCAACACCGAGGCGTCCACTGAGAGGCGGAGCGTCACG ACGGTCAACCAGCTCGCTCACGCTCTCCACATGGATCCAACCCTAGATTCCGGCAGCCTCGTCAAAGTGTTCTGGCCTAAAAGTTGCTGCGCTCTGCTGAGAGACGACCTGGTGCTGATGGACAG TCCTGGGACTGACGTGACTCTGGAGTTGGACAGCTGGATCGATAAGTTCTGTCTGGACGCCGACGTCTTTGTGCTCGTGGGAAACGCAGAGTCGACGCTGATGAACACG GAGAAACTTTTCTTCCACAAAGTCAGTGAGAGAATTTCCAAACCGAATATCTTCATCCTGCACAACAGATGGGACGCTTCAGTGACCGAACCCGAGtacatggaggag GTGAGGAAGCAGCACTTGGACCGCTGTGTGAGTTTCCTGGCTGAGGAGCTGAGGGTGGTTGGTCTGGACGAGGCTCCGGGGAGGATCTTCTTCGTCTCAGCTAAAGAGGTCCTGAGCTCCAGGATGCAGCGAGCGCAGGGCATGcctgagacag gtggCGCTCTGGCTGAAGGTTTCCACGACAGACTGAGGGAGTTTCAAAGGTTTGAGAGGACGTTCGAG GAGTTCATCTCTCAGTCTGCGGTGAAAACCAAGTTTGAGCAGCACACGGTGACAGCGTGGCAGATCACTGAGGCCATCAAAGCTGTGATGGACGACATCAACATCGCCTCTGCTGACAGAAA GATCTGCTGCCTGGAGGAGcgggaggagcagagggatcGGCTGGACTTTGTCCGAGGACAGATTAACCATCTGAGCGACAACGTCAGAGACAAGATCAAGACTCTGAGTGATGATGTCGCTGCCAAG gtggcCTCAGCTCTCTCAGATCAGACttgttcacttcctgtcctgGTGGAGGAGTTCAGGTGCGACTTCAGTCCGACACATGAGACTCTGCAGATCTATAAAACC aagctgctgcagcacgtgGAGGAGAGGCTGGTCGGCTGTTTGGCTCATCGCTGCTCCACCGGCGTCCTCAGAGACATCAGGGATGCCCAGAGACACATGATCG ACAGCGTCCGtcctctgctgtctctgtcCGTCCAGGAGCAGCTCTttgctccctcctcctgcttcgAGCTGACCTATGACCTCGGCCTCTCCGTCCTCTGTGCAGATTTTCAGGAGAACATCGAGTTTCAGTTCTCTCTGGGCTGGACCGCCCTTGTCGCTCGCTTCATCGGAGCCGCCAACGCCAAGCGAGCGCTGAGCGGCTGCGAGCCGCGGCCTCAG gatgCCTCCAGCTTTAAGGATGAGATGGTGGTTTCCATAGCAACAGGCCTTGTCTCTGTCACCTCCCGAGCATCCATGACAGTGCTGGTGATCGGTGGAGTG GTGTGGCGTTCTGTGGGCTGGCGTCTCGtcgctgtgtctctgtctctgtacgGTCTCCTGTACCTGTATGAGAAACTGACCTGGACCAACTCCAGCAGGGAGCGTGTTctgaagcagcagtttgtggAACACGCCGCCCGCCGCCTCAGAACCGTCATCCCCGTCACAAGCTCCGCCTGCAGCCAGCAAGTGTGCAA GGAACTGATGGCGACGTTCAGCCGTTTGAGTCAGAGAGTCGAGCTGAGCGAAGCCGAGCTGGAGGGAAACGTCCGACAGCTGAGCCTCAGGATCCAGAGGCTGGAGAACATCCAGAGGAGGTCGAAGGCcttcag gaaCAGAGCCACAGAGCTGGAGACTCAGCTGGAATCCTTCTCTGTCCGCTACCTGCAGGGAAACTGA
- the si:ch1073-184j22.2 gene encoding dual specificity protein phosphatase 18 yields the protein MSVSQITPTLFLGSADAPLNAALISQKSITLIVNATLSHTCPAYPGVECVRVPVSDLPSARLGDHFDRVADRIHGNRAGGTLVHCAAGMSRSPALVMAYLMRHRGVTLCQAHRWVQESRPWVRLNAGFWDQLLHYEKRLYGKNTVKVATVDEMSLPPPPLTARTQRMTRSTPPQQQRNWLMQVPRSPVMSRGPTPGNKSRRGTKLSNVKV from the coding sequence ATGTCCGTCTCTCAGATCACCCCCACCCTCTTCCTCGGCAGCGCCGACGCCCCCCTCAACGCAGCGCTGATATCACAGAAAAGCATCACCCTGATTGTCAACGCCACACTGAGCCACACCTGCCCCGCCTACCCGGGGGTGGAGTGTGTCCGGGTTCCTGTCTCTGACTTACCCAGCGCTCGCCTCGGTGACCACTTTGACCGGGTGGCAGACCGTATCCATGGCAACCGAGCTGGCGGAACCCTGGTGCACTGTGCTGCCGGTATGAGCCGTTCTCCAGCGCTGGTGATGGCGTACCTGATGCGGCACAGGGGAGTGACGCTTTGCCAGGCACATCGCTGGGTGCAGGAGAGTCGGCCCTGGGTCAGGTTGAATGCCGGATTCTGGGACCAGCTCCTGCATTACGAGAAGCGTCTCTACGGTAAAAACACCGTCAAAGTCGCAACAGTGGATGAGATGTCACTTCCACCTCCCCCCCTGACGGCGAGGACACAGAGGATGACGAGGTCAACGCCAccgcagcagcagaggaactgGTTAATGCAGGTACCCAGGTCACCTGTGATGTCACGAGGTCCGACACCAGGAAACAAGTCAAGAAGAGGAACTAAGTTAAGCAACGTAAAAGTCTGA
- the mfn1a gene encoding mitofusin-1 isoform X2, with product MDVEDPSPLHRFVVAKRSITSIFDQLLDFVKDGSAFVDEAWRSAALGQVAVEEQSLDMQSCATKLSTIRDVLLRRHMKVAFFGRTSNGKSTVINAMLRDRVLPSGIGHTTNCFLRVEGTDGDEAYLNTEASTERRSVTTVNQLAHALHMDPTLDSGSLVKVFWPKSCCALLRDDLVLMDSPGTDVTLELDSWIDKFCLDADVFVLVGNAESTLMNTEKLFFHKVSERISKPNIFILHNRWDASVTEPEYMEEVRKQHLDRCVSFLAEELRVVGLDEAPGRIFFVSAKEVLSSRMQRAQGMPETGGALAEGFHDRLREFQRFERTFEEFISQSAVKTKFEQHTVTAWQITEAIKAVMDDINIASADRKICCLEEREEQRDRLDFVRGQINHLSDNVRDKIKTLSDDVAAKVASALSDQTCSLPVLVEEFRCDFSPTHETLQIYKTKLLQHVEERLVGCLAHRCSTGVLRDIRDAQRHMIDSVRPLLSLSVQEQLFAPSSCFELTYDLGLSVLCADFQENIEFQFSLGWTALVARFIGAANAKRALSGCEPRPQDASSFKDEMVVSIATGLVSVTSRASMTVLVIGGVVWRSVGWRLVAVSLSLYGLLYLYEKLTWTNSSRERVLKQQFVEHAARRLRTVIPVTSSACSQQVCNRLSQRVELSEAELEGNVRQLSLRIQRLENIQRRSKAFRNRATELETQLESFSVRYLQGN from the exons atGGATGTTGAGGATCCGTCTCCTTTGCATCGTTTTGTTGTAGCGAAGCGTTCGATCACCTCCATCTTTGATCagctgctggactttgtgaAGGACGGCTCTGCATTTGTGGacg AGGCGTGGCGGAGCGCCGCCCTGGGCCAGGTGGCggtggaggagcagagcctGGACATGCAGAGCTGTGCCACCAAACTGTCGACCATCAGGGACGTTCTGCTGCGGAGACACATGAAGGTGGCGTTCTTTGGCAG AACTAGTAACGGGAAAAGCACCGTGATCAACGCCATGCTGAGAGACCGAGTGTTGCCCAGCGGCATTGGTCACACCACCAACTGCTTCCTGAGGGTGGAAGGAACCGACGGGGACGAGGCTTACCTCAACACCGAGGCGTCCACTGAGAGGCGGAGCGTCACG ACGGTCAACCAGCTCGCTCACGCTCTCCACATGGATCCAACCCTAGATTCCGGCAGCCTCGTCAAAGTGTTCTGGCCTAAAAGTTGCTGCGCTCTGCTGAGAGACGACCTGGTGCTGATGGACAG TCCTGGGACTGACGTGACTCTGGAGTTGGACAGCTGGATCGATAAGTTCTGTCTGGACGCCGACGTCTTTGTGCTCGTGGGAAACGCAGAGTCGACGCTGATGAACACG GAGAAACTTTTCTTCCACAAAGTCAGTGAGAGAATTTCCAAACCGAATATCTTCATCCTGCACAACAGATGGGACGCTTCAGTGACCGAACCCGAGtacatggaggag GTGAGGAAGCAGCACTTGGACCGCTGTGTGAGTTTCCTGGCTGAGGAGCTGAGGGTGGTTGGTCTGGACGAGGCTCCGGGGAGGATCTTCTTCGTCTCAGCTAAAGAGGTCCTGAGCTCCAGGATGCAGCGAGCGCAGGGCATGcctgagacag gtggCGCTCTGGCTGAAGGTTTCCACGACAGACTGAGGGAGTTTCAAAGGTTTGAGAGGACGTTCGAG GAGTTCATCTCTCAGTCTGCGGTGAAAACCAAGTTTGAGCAGCACACGGTGACAGCGTGGCAGATCACTGAGGCCATCAAAGCTGTGATGGACGACATCAACATCGCCTCTGCTGACAGAAA GATCTGCTGCCTGGAGGAGcgggaggagcagagggatcGGCTGGACTTTGTCCGAGGACAGATTAACCATCTGAGCGACAACGTCAGAGACAAGATCAAGACTCTGAGTGATGATGTCGCTGCCAAG gtggcCTCAGCTCTCTCAGATCAGACttgttcacttcctgtcctgGTGGAGGAGTTCAGGTGCGACTTCAGTCCGACACATGAGACTCTGCAGATCTATAAAACC aagctgctgcagcacgtgGAGGAGAGGCTGGTCGGCTGTTTGGCTCATCGCTGCTCCACCGGCGTCCTCAGAGACATCAGGGATGCCCAGAGACACATGATCG ACAGCGTCCGtcctctgctgtctctgtcCGTCCAGGAGCAGCTCTttgctccctcctcctgcttcgAGCTGACCTATGACCTCGGCCTCTCCGTCCTCTGTGCAGATTTTCAGGAGAACATCGAGTTTCAGTTCTCTCTGGGCTGGACCGCCCTTGTCGCTCGCTTCATCGGAGCCGCCAACGCCAAGCGAGCGCTGAGCGGCTGCGAGCCGCGGCCTCAG gatgCCTCCAGCTTTAAGGATGAGATGGTGGTTTCCATAGCAACAGGCCTTGTCTCTGTCACCTCCCGAGCATCCATGACAGTGCTGGTGATCGGTGGAGTG GTGTGGCGTTCTGTGGGCTGGCGTCTCGtcgctgtgtctctgtctctgtacgGTCTCCTGTACCTGTATGAGAAACTGACCTGGACCAACTCCAGCAGGGAGCGTGTTctgaagcagcagtttgtggAACACGCCGCCCGCCGCCTCAGAACCGTCATCCCCGTCACAAGCTCCGCCTGCAGCCAGCAAGTGTGCAA CCGTTTGAGTCAGAGAGTCGAGCTGAGCGAAGCCGAGCTGGAGGGAAACGTCCGACAGCTGAGCCTCAGGATCCAGAGGCTGGAGAACATCCAGAGGAGGTCGAAGGCcttcag gaaCAGAGCCACAGAGCTGGAGACTCAGCTGGAATCCTTCTCTGTCCGCTACCTGCAGGGAAACTGA